From a region of the Alosa sapidissima isolate fAloSap1 chromosome 9, fAloSap1.pri, whole genome shotgun sequence genome:
- the LOC121719407 gene encoding NACHT, LRR and PYD domains-containing protein 3-like isoform X4: MGDIPNFSSEPVPSGLKSQTYRAPSPVPSCLSMKSNWSLPLPPAFSSGPDHRLPHLTRGQCGGEQVKRNPAITPCGPLSKQEEHLRRVIENHKASLKRRFENISEGIIKPGDEILLSKIYTELYITEGESEGVNKDHEVWEVESASRRQTTEDTPINCNDIFKPLPGQEKHIRTVMTKGVAGIGKTVSVQKFILDWTDGVANQDVDFMFPLPFRELNLVRGDQYSLHKLLLDFHPELNELKDGEGYKDCQVVFIFDGLDESRLTLDLEQNSKLSDVKQTSSVDVLMTSLIQRTLLPSALIWITSRPAAASQIPAQYIDQVTEVRGFNDPQKEEYFRKKISDENQANRIISHIKVSRSLHIMCHIPVFCWIAATVLQQMLEKKNIKYIPKTLTEMFIHFLLIQTTRKDQKYHGGTKANQKKLLESQREMLLKLAELAFKSLENGNLMFYEEDLQKCGIGVPEASVYSGMCTEIFKEESVFHQKKVYCFVHLSVQEFLAALYVFHSYMTENLEALKSFINDKYRHRHDPSPSVVSCLSMLSLRSQDHLQVLLKSAVDKALESRNGHLDLFLRFLMGISLESNQRLLKGLLNCTHSMSKSIKEICQYIKKLNREDLSPERCINLFHCLFEMNDHSMQKEIQNYLSSPKNINREWSPAHCSAMAHMLLMSEEVLEEFDLKKYNTSDEGRRRLLPALRFCTKARLAYCKLTHKSGEDVASILQSPNFLIELDMSHNDLGDSGIQLLAKGLSSPHCKLHTLRLSDCFISEKGCGFLASALTSNPSHLKELDLSYNHPGESGLELLSARQKDPVCKLEILKTDHASLNRARPRLLIYASELTLDPNTAYRYLSLSVGNRKVTCVRDEQPYPDHPERFDRWFQVLCRESLSGRCYWEAEWSGDGAGIAVTYKSIKRKGGDNDIIMGCNAKSWSLNCTPDSYLVWHNNNYTAIPAPSSCSRRVGVYLDWPAGTLSFYSVSSDTLTHLHTFHSTFTEPLCPGFWTVSSMSLCQIS; the protein is encoded by the exons TCTGACTCGGGGTCAGTGTGGCGGTGAGCAGGTAAAGAGGAACCCAGCCATCACCCCCTGTGGGCCCCTGAGCAAACAAG AAGAGCACCTAAGGAGAGTTATAGAGAATCATAAAGCCAGTCTGAAGAGGAGGTTTGAGAACATATCTGAAGGCATCATCAAACCAGGAGATGAAATACTCCTCAGTAAGATATACACAGAGCTATAcatcacagagggagagagtgaaggggtGAATAAGGATCATGAGGTTTGGGAGGTAGAGTCAGCATCTCGACGACAAACCACAGAAGACACACCAATCAACTGCAATGACATATTCAAACCCTTACCTGGACAGGAGAAGCACATCAGAACTGTGATGACCAAAGGTGTTGCTGGCATTGGAAAAACAGTCTCAGTGCAGAAGTTCATTCTTGACTGGACAGATGGGGTAGCCAATCAGGATGTAGATTTTATGTTTCCCCTTCCTTTCCGTGAGCTGAATTTAGTCAGGGGTGATCAGTATAGTCTTCACAAGCTCCTGCTTGATTTCCACCCTGAACTGAACGAGCTGAAAGATGGTGAAGGATACAAAGACTGTCAGGTTGTGTTCATCTTTGATGGTTTGGACGAGAGTCGGTTGACTCTGGATCTGGAACAGAACAGTAAGTTGTCTGATGTAAAACAAACATCATCAGTTGATGTTCTGATGACGAGCCTCATTCAAAGAACTCTGCTTCCCTCTGCACTTATCTGGATAACCTCACGACCAGCAGCAGCCAGTCAAATTCCTGCTCAGTATATTGACCAGGTAACAGAAGTACGAGGATTTAATGACCCACAGAAGGAAGAGTACTTCAGGAAGAAAATCAGTGATGAGAATCAGGCCAACAGAATCATCTCACACATTAAGGTATCTAGGAGTCTCCACATCATGTGCCACATTCCTGTCTTCTGTTGGATTGCAGCTACTGTACTTCAGCAGATGCTGGAGAAGAAAAACATCAAATACATTCCCAAAACGCTGACTGAGATGTTCATACACTTCTTGCTCATTCAGACTACCAGGAAGGATCAGAAATATCACGGTGGAACTAAAGCAAATCAAAAGAAACTTCTGGAATCTCAGAGAGAAATGTTACTGAAGCTGGCAGAACTGGCTTTCAAGAGTTTGGAAAATGGAAATCTGATGTTTTATGAGGAAGATCTTCAAAAGTGTGGCATTGGTGTCCCTGAAGCCTCAGTGTACTCTGGCATGTGCACTGAGATCTTTAAGGAAGAATCTGTGTTTCACCAGAAGAAAGTCTACTGctttgtgcatctgagtgttCAGGAGTTTCTGGCAGCTCTGTATGTGTTTCACTCTTACATGACTGAGAATCTTGAAGCACTGAAATCCTTCATCAATGACAAATATAGACATAGGCATGATCCCAGCCCCTCAGTTGTATCATGTCTATCAATGCTGAGCTTAAGATCACAGGATCATCTACAGGTCTTACTTAAGAGTGCAGTGGATAAGGCATTGGAGAGCAGGAATGGACACCTCGATCTTTTCCTTCGCTTCCTTATGGGCATCTCTCTGGAGAGCAATCAGAGACTTTTGAAAGGTCTACTGAACTGCACACATAGCATGTCAAAGAGCATTAAAGAAATATGTCAGTATATTAAGAAGCTCAACAGAGAAGATCTCTCTCCAGAACGATGCATCAATCTTTTTCACTGCTTATTTGAAATGAATGATCATTCCATGCAAAAGGAAATTCAAAATTACTTGTCTTCACCAAAGAACATCAACCGGGAGTGGTCCCCTGCCCACTGTTCAGCAATGGCCCACATGCTTCTGATGTCTGAGGAGGTGCTGGAGGAGTTTGACCTGAAGAAATACAACACATCAGATGAGGGACGCAGGAGACTGCTCCCAGCTCTGAGGTTCTGCACAAAAGCACG ACTTGCTTATTGCAAACTCACACATAAGTCCGGTGAGGATGTGGCTTCAATTCTACAGTCACCAAACTTCCTGATAGAGCTGGACATGAGTCACAATGACCTGGGAGATTCTGGAATTCAGCTTCTCGCTAAGGGACTGTCTAGTCCCCACTGCAAACTGCACACATTAAG gctctctGATTGTTTCATCTCAGAGAAGGGTTGTGGTTTTCTGGCTTCAGCTCTGACATCAAACCCCTCCCACCTAAAAGAACTGGATCTGAGCTACAATCATCCTGGGGAATCAGGACTGGAGCTGTTATCTGCTAGACAGAAGGATCCTGTCTGTAAACTGGAGATACTTAA AACTGACCATGCATCTTTAAACAGAGCACGACCACGTTTGCTGATAT ATGCCTCGGAGCTCACACTGGACCCAAACACAGCATAcagatatctctctctctctgtggggaACAGAAAGGTGACATGTGTGAGAGATGAACAGCCATATCCTGACCACCCAGAGAGATTTGACAGGTGGTTTCAGGTGTTGTGTAGAGAGAGTCTGTCTGGACGCTGCTACTGGGAGGCTGAGTGGAGTGGGGATGGAGCTGGTATAGCTGTGACCTATAAAAGCATCAAGAGGAAAGGGGGGGATAATGACATCATTATGGGATGTAATGCCAAGTCCTGGAGTCTGAACTGCACTCCTGACAGTTACCTTGTCTGGCACAATAATAATTATACTGCCAtacctgccccctcctcctgctccagaAGAGTAGGAGTGTACCTGGACTGGCCGGCCGGCACTCTGTCCTTCTACAGCGTCTCCTctgacacactcacccacctgcACACATTCCACTCCACATTCACTGAGCCCCTCTGTCCAGGGTTTTGGACTGTCTCCTCAATGTCCCTGTGCCAGATCTCATAA